Genomic window (Oryza sativa Japonica Group chromosome 3, ASM3414082v1):
GAGATGTCCTCAACCGGCCAATCTTGTTTCTTTCCGAACTGTCGCATGACACGGTGCGGAAGGTGGTACTCAACTGCCCAGAAACAAATCAATGGGCACTGGTACATGAAATAGTCAGAGTCTCGATTGCACATCGAGTTCAGGGTCAGGCTTGAAGCCTCATTTGTGTGGTATGGTAACCACTCAATCTGCAAAAGTTGAAGAGATGTCGTTGGTTAGTATCTCAATTAAAGAAGTAAATGTCTAACTAGAAGTGATATTGGAAGTACTTACATGTTGAGGCTGCAAGCAGTCCATCTCATTGACATAATGCTTGTATGCCACATCCCGGTGAGCATGTGCAGTGGCAGTACTCTCAAAAAGGTAGGCCACTGTCTTCTCCATGTCTGGCTCATTGTAGGGCCAAGGAGTGAAGCTTTGTCTCCACTTAGGCCTTCCAACCGGCTCATTGAAGCTTTGTTCGCCTTACTTTTTTGCACCTTCATCTTACTGTCAACCTTGGTGGACCAACGCTGCCCTAACTGGACTCGCTTCAAAGCTTCATCATGTCTGTTCACAGAGTAGTCATTGCACTTCATGAACGTAAATGATACGATGGCTGTCACTGGAAGCTTACGAACACCAACTAGCACGCTATTGAACTGTTCGGCCATGTTGGTTGTCATGTAACCCCACCGGCGGCCATTTCTATCGTATGCACGAGACCACTTATCTTTATCCAACaactcatcttcaagccatttaCGAGGACCTTCGGGAATACGCTGCCTTAGTGCCTCAACATCCCTCTCAAATATCTACTTCTCGTCAATCTGACATATCCTTAGGAGCTCTTTTGTCTGATGCTTGTCCGCACCGGCCTTGTGGAAATTAGCACTGAAGTGCCTCATGCACCACCGGTGGTAAACCGATGGCAATCCTGGAACAGGAGTCATCATGGCATTCATTATACCAGCATGTCGATCTGAGATAATACAAACCTCCCTATGCGGCCCAACAACAACCCGTCGGACAAGATCGATAAACCAGCACCAGTCTCGTGAATTCTCTTTCTCCACCAAGGCAAAAGCTAAAGGTACAAGTTGGTCCTCTGCATCAGCTGATAATGCAGTCATCAAGGCACCACCGTATTTCCCAGTTAGGAAGGTTGCATCTATAGCTAGTACTGGCCTACAATGCTTAAAAGCCTCAATGGAAGGACCAAAGCACCAGAATGCACGCATAAAAATTTTCTTGGTCACTCCATCAACGTTGACAACCCTATCAGGATGAGTATCGACGTGGTAGACCATACTGGGATTCCTCTGCTTAATGGCTTGCAGCAAGGTGGGCAAACGGACATACGCTTCACCCTATTCACCGTAAATGAGCTTCATAGCCTCCTCTCGTGCCCTCCAAGCCTTGCCATACTTCACCCTATACTGGAAAACCTTAAATATATACAAAGCTAATGCAGAAGCAGAGAGTGTAGGTTGCAGTTTTATGGCATTGCATAACCTATTTGCTATGAACTTTGATGTCAGCTGCCGGTGGCTCCCTGAACCTTCGGCAGTAGCACAACTATGTTCCTTACCTACCCGTGATATCCTCCACGTGCCACTAGACCTCTTAGTTGCATGGACCTTCCATTTGCACCGTGGGTTTTCACATTTAACAGTGTACCTCCTATTTGCGGCAGAATTGACAACACGGTATGGACGATGGTGCACGATGGCGTACTCCTGGAGCCATAGCTTCAATGCGACCATGGATGGGAACTCTAAACCCTTTCTGAGACCATCCACCTGGAATGGTTCTGGCAACTGATCTAGGTTGATACCGCCATCTAGTAGTGCACCATGGGCATGTGTTAGGTCTCTAAACTCAGGAATGTCCGGCTTCCTCCCAAACACCTTCTCAAACGCACGACATTCCTCTAATGCTAACTTGTCATTATTAGTAAGTGGAGGGAATGGACGgtcatcatcagagtcttcaGCAAATTCAACATCATATTGCTCAACACTTGCCTCCTCGTCAACATCATCTCTATTGACTTCTACTGAGACAGAATCGTGACCACCACTCAATTCGACATCAAAGTAATCATCTGGATTCATATATTGGCCTGCTACTTCTGTCGGGTATTCAGGGTTGACTCCGTACGACGACCAATGAACACTCGCCGACAAATGTTCACTTAGATCAAGCCCCTCTTGTACTAACTCCCTTTTCATCACCCTCGCTGCATCCACATCATCAGTACCGCAATGTCTCTTTGATGGTCCTGCCTCCCATAAATCATTTCCAAGCAAaggtctcttcttctctccttccccctccaagtcttctcgtaccaactcactcttacttgcaccccctccacgacgagaataatatgtcacaaaattcttctcaacgtaatgataagaaggagatttgtttagatccaaattttctacggtacgaactaactttgatgcaaacacctctagagatctaaactgagactcttttaccaaatcaaagtaaacttcccattccaactgacctatcacatttaatatatacttatgcccttgaccaacatcgtatctcccataaaaacgaatctccacattatcctcggtccatccaagaacttctttcactcgtgaccttagttcatctagagttgggtgggtgggaaacaaaatggtcttcaatgacatatcctcaaactcaacatgtccaccaacataaggttccaccactctaccaccgtagtaaacactaacaagtctatccatctacaccaaaaaatcaaatgtaactttgcaacaaaaattaaatcttcattcctaaacgtagtccaaaccgacatattataaccaatgcataacttaaattgtcccaaagctactactccaaaaaaatatttaatccacctacaactatcaacaagtttactactgcattacacatcgaaatattacaaatactcCATCATACAACCCAAACCTCCGTCATGCCTCAAccataatttttcatccatccatccaaccaaaccatccaaaaattaacattaccacatatatggttaaaaaaatcatgacaccaatgagtacaatgcaaacatgtagcactacaacaagccaatcctaagaacaaatgctaaaaatcacaaatttgggtaaaaaaggggttctagggttacccaccgatctacaaattcaaccaataaaaacgaaaaaaaagaggggagaaTGAAGGAGTCTACCTTTCTCTTCGATTTCCACAAAAAATCCCGCGAAAAACGGCTTCAAATTGAGTGGATTTGAGGTggagaggtgagggggagagagagggagaagaacaGCAGCTCGCTGCTCGGGCTGGGAATGGCGAAaatgggagtggggaggagaaaggtggtggggcccacggggtttAAGGGTCGGCCcacagaggaggggcgcgccagctatgctggcgccgtggtatgaggggcggcgccagtgTGGTTGGCGCCCCCTTTCTGCCCagtcagcacctccacgacagccctagtgccacggtggcacgggcacggcgccagtgtggctggcgccgctatgttggggtacggcgccagccactctggcgccccaaaaaggaccatttccggtttaaATTTttccaggggtctatttgtaaaataagttttcaaaaaggaccaaattgtAAAAATTTCAGTATAGATGACAACATGTAGTCTCTCATGTACTTTTACCGTACGAATAATTATAAATACGATCTAACAAATTCTAGCACCATCGCTTGCATACGTCTTGGCACTCTTACAAGTAAGCCATGGTTATCACAAATTAAAAAGGAAACTAAGAGCCATTAAGAAAAAAACTATTTACATTATCTATTGTTGGTACTATGCCATGATATATATACGTGTTTGGCGATAATTCACGATGACGTACGTGTTTTTTCAAGAGCAGAGTGTGCTTTTATAAATAGAGTGAGGCTCAAGCTTATTTGTTGTGTCAACATCATATATGTGGAATATTTTAATCTTTGTTGTATAAGTCTTTGTTAGATAATGTAAACAGTTGAAAAACCTGTAAAACAATAAGGACATACAAGTCCTGACAAATTATTTGGTTAGACGAATAACAATTTTACCGTTACTTTTAAATAAGTTATGATATGTTTTGTTGCTGAAAATATTATGCCAACGACCTATCTTTTTTCATCCACTTCTTTTCCACAATTTCATCCCTTCATACTTAAAATGATACTATTGGAATTCTTTTAAGATATTAAAAGGACGACTCGCATATTAACACATTATTTTCAGTATGTACCAAGAAAGAAAATTATTATTGGACGAATAATAACTCCATGCTTACTGTTATCCAATTACGCGTCTTCTTGAGAAGAGAAAAGTATTAGCCAATAAACTATCttaaatatatacatttttcCACGGTCTCATCACCTCCTTTTTGAAATGGCACCATCAATTTTTTCTTAGACGTTCAGATAACAACTCTCATATTAGCAAACGAATTCCAGCGTACAACGAGAAAGAAAAGCCCCTGGAAACTCCATTAACCCTAGCCAAAAACCACAGGCTTTGCTTTGGATTTTGAGCTAAAGAGCAAAGGCATATAGAGAAGTGAAAGCAAGGAGCAGCAGCAGTAACCGAAGAGGAGGCAAGCCCCAGGCCCCCAGCCCTCTTCGCTTTATTCCCCTTCATATTTTGGCCCTCCTTTGCCCCTTCAGGCCCTCACTCCTCAGTACTCCTACTGCTGCTACTctactccctcctctctccagcTGCTCGTCTCCTTGGGCAACGGAGAGCGCAAGCACACTAGCACAGCTGCACAGGCACAGCTGCACAGCTCAGTGTGTCCTTCCTTGCACTGTCCTCTGCGCCAGCCACCTTGcatctcctccctctttccctctcCGGTCCTTCAAATCCTGAGCTGAGCTGCCCCGGGTTGGGTTCTTGCATTGCTTGAGGTGGTCGCATCCGTGTGTGTGTGTCCTCGGCACCGCGTGTTTTCCTTGGATTCAGGTGCTACGGCCATTTACTACTGCTGCCCCCCTGGTCGTTTCAGCAGGCCGGAGGCATTAACTTCCACTGGCATTGATTTGATCCCTGTCATGGTGAGCTTGTTGGCTACTGCGTGGGGCTGACCATTCCCGGAGTCTCTCGGCTATCTTTGATCCTACTcctggtttagttcctgaaatcttgcggtttttttcttcttcggTGGCTGCCGTTCTTGATGTTCCTGCCCAAGTGACTGGTTTATCTTGCTCTCCATCAATTCGGTTTTGGGTTGCTGCGGTGGATTCTTTGCTCCCCTTCGAGATACTGCTTGGATCATTAGTTCATTACACGGTTAGCAGAGGAACTCTTGGAGTTGGGGATTcctttgttcttcttttcacaGTTTGGAATATCAGGAGCTGGCTTGGAATCTTCCAAGCAAGGGGAAAAAGTTCTCTGGGATAGGGAGAAACAGAATCCTGTTCTTCCCCCTTTCATTCCACTAGTATATACTGCTCTGAGAGGAGCAATTGGAGGCATGGTTTGGATTTTGGTGGTTTGAGGAGGGAAGAAGCATCCCTGGAGCTGTATGAGGAGGCATTGAGACAATGAGAGATGAGAATTCAATCAAGACCAAGGTAAGGGTGCCACAGAGCAAGAGCTAGTCTGTTCATaatatctatatttatattgtttTTGTCCTGATTGTTTCTGATCTTGTTTTTGTTCTGAACTGGCCTGGAAGAAGCTATCCTGGTCCAAGACCTTTGTTAGGAAGTGGTTCAACATCAAAACAAAAGCCAAGGACTTCCATTCAGATTATGCAGTTGAAGAAGGTACAACTTATTGACTTAATACCACCACTCTCACTTCTGAATTAATGAGCTTGAGTTACCAGGTGTTTGTTTTTCTCCTTatattctttggtatccttttCACAGTCGTAAATTGTTGTATTTTGGTGTTCAGTACTAACAGTGTGTCGAATTCCAGAAGCAAGTCTGAGCACTTGCTTCCAGTTCTCTTGTATAGTGAGATATTATTTATTGTTTCAGAAACAGCCATAGCATGCTTGAGACCTACAGAAAGAATTTTGTTTTGGCGTGGTGGTGCTAAAAACCTCTTTCTGATCATTTCAGTAGGTGTCCAGTGGAGAACCAGTTTCTCAGAGAGAGATGTATGCAAATCCAAGAAAAGCAGAACAGGTACATTTTGCTTGCCTCATCACAGTAAATATTGTATTCTCACATCTCTTACCTTTGTATTTGAGTAAAAACTGAACTGGAACCTCCAGTCAACATTGTCCTATGCTTGACTGTATTAGTGATGTGTTTACTCAGAGAGGTTGCCTAGGAAGAGTGTGGATCGAGATTCCCGGGTAGGAAATGGATTTGACCGTGCTTATATCACAAATACACAAGACTACAGGTAAATAGATTGTGCCTTTTTAGAACTTAATCGATCCAGTAGTCGTTGTTAGGGAATTTCTCTGATTTGACATTCCGTATGCTCGTATGCACAGGGTCTTTGTTGCAACATGGAATGTGGGTGGAAGGTCACCATCGAGTCATTTGAATTTGGAAGACTGGCTTCATACTTCTCCGGCTGCTGATATATATGTCATTGGGTACAATCCAGATTCATGCAGTGACTTAAATCATATTGTGTTTTCTTTACAAAATATTGTTCATCTAAAAAAGATCTAGCatgcataaaaagaaaactatTAACACTTTTTTATCGTACCAGGTTACAGGAAATTGTTCCTTTGAATGCTGGCAATGTCCTATTGACCGAAGACAATGGTCCAGCAAAGAAATGGGTCGCACTTGTTAGAAAAACGCTAAACAATATAGACCAAGGCTCTGTTGTGTACAACTACCACACCCCTTCGCCGGTTCCAGATCCTATTGTTGAGCTCAATGTTGATTTTGAACGATCATCAAGAAGACCAAGGAATTCATCTTTCTTCCATCGACGTTCATTCCAGTCCTTCAACCGAAGCTCAAGAATTGACATGATGGATCCCCACTCATTAGTGGATCGTCGTTTCAGTGTTTGTGACCGGATTAGCTTTGGGAGTAGGCCAAGTGATGTTGACACCAGTATGAGATATGGTGGGTCATCTGATGATGAGAATATTGACGAGGAATCACCTAGTGGTATATACATCTCACCAATGCCATACGGTTATGGTGCTCCACTATGCTATGATGATAACAAAAGACAGTTGATAAACACTAGGTAGGTTTCCATGAGACTCTGAAGATACAGTCGTTCTGAAACTTGCTAGCTGTTGTAGCTGGCACTTCTATACTATTAACATTTCACTGAAATTCCTTCCATCCTTCATCACTGGAATGATACAAATATTTGCCCTGAAAATAGAGTTTTCTGTAATATAGCAGATATTGCCTAGTTGCCAGCAAGCAAATGGTTGGTGTTTTTCTCATGGTTTGGGTACGAAGTGATATAAGGGAACATGTGAAGAACTTGAAGGTTTCATGTGTTGGCAGAGGTTTGATGGGATATCTCGGAAATAAGGTATCGTTTTCCGCTTTTCCATTTCTCGTAATTGTGTGCTACTTAAATCTTATACTCATCAATCTTTGCAGATACGTTAGTCTTTTCTGTCAAGAAGTGTAGATGATTTATCATTTATGCTTATTGAATTTCACCTGACATCCTGTTTGCATGTGCATCCATATGTTTGTTTACATATGATTATGTAGCTCCATTTGTCCTCACTTTCTTCTCTTATATTAATTAGGGATCGATATCAATCAGCATGTCTCTGCATCAGACAAGCTTCTGCTTTGTTTGCACTCACTTGACCTCAGGGCAAAAGGACGGTGATGAACTTAGAAGAAATGCAGATGTTGTAGAAATTTTGAGGAAGACCAGATTCCCACATGTCCATGGTGTAGGTGACGAGAAGTCACCGGAGACAATTCTTGACCATGAGTAAGTCTCATGTTGCAATAGTTTCAGCTTGGATAAACACGTTGAATAgaacaaaatttgaaattattggATATAACAATCTTAgcctatcatttattttgttttttcagtCGTATAATATGGCTTGGGGATCTTAATTACCGAATAGCTCTTTCATACCGTTCGGTGAAGGCTCTAGTTGAGATGCACAATTGGAAACAGTTACTAGAGAAGGACCAGGTTAGCTATTCTTACAAAAACTGCTAACAGTGTCATGCCTCTTACAATAAACTAGTGTAGCTACGAAAAATGtggtctccttttctttttcttctcatgTAGAACATTTTTGTAACAGCTTCGAATAGAGCAAAGGTATGGTCGGGTATTTTCAGGCTGGAAAGAAGGGAGGATTTATTTTCCTCCCACATACAAATACTCCTACAATTCTGACAGATACGCAGGCGACGATATGCGTCCGAATGAGAAGCGAAGAACACCTGCATGGTAAGTTAAAATATTATTACAGCAAACCATTCACCCTTCTTCAGAGTTTACACCTTCACCTTTTTGGCTTGTGCTTATTGTAATGGTTTTTCTGAAGGTGCGACCGGATTCTATGGTATGGGAGAGGCCTGAATCAACTATGTTATGTTCGCGGCGAGTCTAGATTCTCAGATCACAGGCCTGTATACAGCATTTTCACTGCGGAGGTTCAGATACCGAGCCAAACCCAATTTTGCAGCTTTGCTCGTTCTACCTCTCTAATGGGGGTGGATGAACTACCATACCCAACTTATCCACGCAGTTACACAGATATCAATTTTTATTGATTGTGTATCTCGATGGAGCCAAGGTTAGTGTTCTTTATCCCATGTAGTCGCATTGTTTGGGCTTGTTGGTCTGACCACTTCTCTGAATTCCATGCCAAAGTGCTCTATTCATCATAACTTCCATCTGTTCATTGCAGACATTCTTCAGTCCCAGAATACACCAGATGAACTTCATTTCTCCCAAGATTCCAGCAATTGGAATATTGTCAGCCAACAGGTGATTCCTGAACTATTGTTTCTTTTGCCCCCTTCAGTGTTTGTGCCTCATCATGTATCCTAGTACATCCACAATGTATGATGAACATGATATGTTTTTTAATTATCTTTTGGCAAATTTACTGCGACTGATACGTCAATTCCGACCTTTTGTGTGCATGCAGATACTCAAGGAGATGCTTTCTAATTGTAAAATTAGGTATGTTCTACAAGACTGCTTGTACATCACTACCATATGTGTGATTAGTACAGATAAATTGAATGACTAAGATATCTTTGCACTTGTCAACAGGAAGATTTGCGCAGTCAAGCAAAGTTTTGAATCTAACAATCCGCGAGTACCAGTTTACAAcagcaaccaaaaaaaaaagaggagagttTTAGTTCCGAAATAAGCTAATCACTAACAACTGAAGCTGATTTGCAGTGTGCTTTTGGATACCCCTTCATCATACAGAATTCCTTTTTCCTTCGCCACCATTTGTACTACTTGAAAGGCTTTGTTTCCtcttttgcttttctttcttttttgttcttGGTCTTCTGATGTAACAAGAGCCCCTTGGGCACTGATATTTAATTGGAAGTAGAAACAGTGCAGTATCATTTGTACAGCATAATGTTGATGCTATCATGCAGTGTTTGCAGTGTGGCATGGTTCATGCTTGCAAGAAATGATCACCACAACACAGCATTTCACTCAGGCTTGTGCACAAAGCAAGGAGCTGAAAAAGGTGTCACACAGaagctgcctgcctgcctctgCTGCTGCAACCATGCAGTATGCTATAGCCGTTTTCTTTTTGCTACACATCCTTTTCCTTTACCATGAGAAGGGGAAAACAAGCCATGGAAAAGCAGCAATAGGGGAGGAATCACTGTGGGCAGGTTAGGGGACATGAAAGCAGTGGGGACACCAAAGCCACCAAAAAGCACAAGGCTCAGATGCAGATGCCGGTACACACACTCTCCTCTCATCAAGGTGAGGATGGCATACCAAGAAGACAAGCATGGCTTGGCCTCGCATGGCCATGCCTTCCCTGGTGTACTGGTAATagcaggccaggccaggccaggccaggccaggagtACCCATGTCTCACTGAGACCTGCTGCTGCTTTCTCAAAAGAATGGAAacaaaaagagagggagagagaccaCCCCCTGGTCCAAGGTCCAAGTAGCATCTCAGTAGGGAACCGAGCTTGGACCActcctgttcttttctcctcctcctctcttttaCCCCAGTACCACCACTTTTCCATTTTGTTT
Coding sequences:
- the LOC4333650 gene encoding type IV inositol polyphosphate 5-phosphatase 7 isoform X3 gives rise to the protein MRDENSIKTKKLSWSKTFVRKWFNIKTKAKDFHSDYAVEEVGVQWRTSFSERDVCKSKKSRTERLPRKSVDRDSRVGNGFDRAYITNTQDYRVFVATWNVGGRSPSSHLNLEDWLHTSPAADIYVIGLQEIVPLNAGNVLLTEDNGPAKKWVALVRKTLNNIDQGSVVYNYHTPSPVPDPIVELNVDFERSSRRPRNSSFFHRRSFQSFNRSSRIDMMDPHSLVDRRFSVCDRISFGSRPSDVDTSMRYGGSSDDENIDEESPSGIYISPMPYGYGAPLCYDDNKRQLINTRYCLVASKQMVGVFLMVWVRSDIREHVKNLKVSCVGRGLMGYLGNKGSISISMSLHQTSFCFVCTHLTSGQKDGDELRRNADVVEILRKTRFPHVHGVGDEKSPETILDHDRIIWLGDLNYRIALSYRSVKALVEMHNWKQLLEKDQLRIEQRYGRVFSGWKEGRIYFPPTYKYSYNSDRYAGDDMRPNEKRRTPAWCDRILWYGRGLNQLCYVRGESRFSDHRPVYSIFTAEVQIPSQTQFCSFARSTSLMGVDELPYPTYPRSYTDINFY
- the LOC4333650 gene encoding type IV inositol polyphosphate 5-phosphatase 7 isoform X7, giving the protein MRDENSIKTKLSWSKTFVRKWFNIKTKAKDFHSDYAVEEGVQWRTSFSERDVCKSKKSRTERLPRKSVDRDSRVGNGFDRAYITNTQDYRVFVATWNVGGRSPSSHLNLEDWLHTSPAADIYVIGLQEIVPLNAGNVLLTEDNGPAKKWVALVRKTLNNIDQGSVVYNYHTPSPVPDPIVELNVDFERSSRRPRNSSFFHRRSFQSFNRSSRIDMMDPHSLVDRRFSVCDRISFGSRPSDVDTSMRYGGSSDDENIDEESPSGIYISPMPYGYGAPLCYDDNKRQLINTRYCLVASKQMVGVFLMVWVRSDIREHVKNLKVSCVGRGLMGYLGNKGSISISMSLHQTSFCFVCTHLTSGQKDGDELRRNADVVEILRKTRFPHVHGVGDEKSPETILDHDRIIWLGDLNYRIALSYRSVKALVEMHNWKQLLEKDQLRIEQRYGRVFSGWKEGRIYFPPTYKYSYNSDRYAGDDMRPNEKRRTPAWCDRILWYGRGLNQLCYVRGESRFSDHRPVYSIFTAEVQIPSQTQFCSFARSTSLMGVDELPYPTYPRSYTDINFY
- the LOC4333650 gene encoding type IV inositol polyphosphate 5-phosphatase 7 isoform X2 translates to MRDENSIKTKLSWSKTFVRKWFNIKTKAKDFHSDYAVEEVGVQWRTSFSERDVCKSKKSRTERLPRKSVDRDSRVGNGFDRAYITNTQDYRVFVATWNVGGRSPSSHLNLEDWLHTSPAADIYVIGLQEIVPLNAGNVLLTEDNGPAKKWVALVRKTLNNIDQGSVVYNYHTPSPVPDPIVELNVDFERSSRRPRNSSFFHRRSFQSFNRSSRIDMMDPHSLVDRRFSVCDRISFGSRPSDVDTSMRYGGSSDDENIDEESPSGIYISPMPYGYGAPLCYDDNKRQLINTSRYCLVASKQMVGVFLMVWVRSDIREHVKNLKVSCVGRGLMGYLGNKGSISISMSLHQTSFCFVCTHLTSGQKDGDELRRNADVVEILRKTRFPHVHGVGDEKSPETILDHDRIIWLGDLNYRIALSYRSVKALVEMHNWKQLLEKDQLRIEQRYGRVFSGWKEGRIYFPPTYKYSYNSDRYAGDDMRPNEKRRTPAWCDRILWYGRGLNQLCYVRGESRFSDHRPVYSIFTAEVQIPSQTQFCSFARSTSLMGVDELPYPTYPRSYTDINFY
- the LOC4333650 gene encoding type IV inositol polyphosphate 5-phosphatase 7 isoform X4; this encodes MRDENSIKTKKLSWSKTFVRKWFNIKTKAKDFHSDYAVEEGVQWRTSFSERDVCKSKKSRTERLPRKSVDRDSRVGNGFDRAYITNTQDYRVFVATWNVGGRSPSSHLNLEDWLHTSPAADIYVIGLQEIVPLNAGNVLLTEDNGPAKKWVALVRKTLNNIDQGSVVYNYHTPSPVPDPIVELNVDFERSSRRPRNSSFFHRRSFQSFNRSSRIDMMDPHSLVDRRFSVCDRISFGSRPSDVDTSMRYGGSSDDENIDEESPSGIYISPMPYGYGAPLCYDDNKRQLINTSRYCLVASKQMVGVFLMVWVRSDIREHVKNLKVSCVGRGLMGYLGNKGSISISMSLHQTSFCFVCTHLTSGQKDGDELRRNADVVEILRKTRFPHVHGVGDEKSPETILDHDRIIWLGDLNYRIALSYRSVKALVEMHNWKQLLEKDQLRIEQRYGRVFSGWKEGRIYFPPTYKYSYNSDRYAGDDMRPNEKRRTPAWCDRILWYGRGLNQLCYVRGESRFSDHRPVYSIFTAEVQIPSQTQFCSFARSTSLMGVDELPYPTYPRSYTDINFY
- the LOC4333650 gene encoding type IV inositol polyphosphate 5-phosphatase 7 isoform X5, yielding MRDENSIKTKLSWSKTFVRKWFNIKTKAKDFHSDYAVEEVGVQWRTSFSERDVCKSKKSRTERLPRKSVDRDSRVGNGFDRAYITNTQDYRVFVATWNVGGRSPSSHLNLEDWLHTSPAADIYVIGLQEIVPLNAGNVLLTEDNGPAKKWVALVRKTLNNIDQGSVVYNYHTPSPVPDPIVELNVDFERSSRRPRNSSFFHRRSFQSFNRSSRIDMMDPHSLVDRRFSVCDRISFGSRPSDVDTSMRYGGSSDDENIDEESPSGIYISPMPYGYGAPLCYDDNKRQLINTRYCLVASKQMVGVFLMVWVRSDIREHVKNLKVSCVGRGLMGYLGNKGSISISMSLHQTSFCFVCTHLTSGQKDGDELRRNADVVEILRKTRFPHVHGVGDEKSPETILDHDRIIWLGDLNYRIALSYRSVKALVEMHNWKQLLEKDQLRIEQRYGRVFSGWKEGRIYFPPTYKYSYNSDRYAGDDMRPNEKRRTPAWCDRILWYGRGLNQLCYVRGESRFSDHRPVYSIFTAEVQIPSQTQFCSFARSTSLMGVDELPYPTYPRSYTDINFY
- the LOC4333650 gene encoding type IV inositol polyphosphate 5-phosphatase 7 isoform X6; this encodes MRDENSIKTKLSWSKTFVRKWFNIKTKAKDFHSDYAVEEGVQWRTSFSERDVCKSKKSRTERLPRKSVDRDSRVGNGFDRAYITNTQDYRVFVATWNVGGRSPSSHLNLEDWLHTSPAADIYVIGLQEIVPLNAGNVLLTEDNGPAKKWVALVRKTLNNIDQGSVVYNYHTPSPVPDPIVELNVDFERSSRRPRNSSFFHRRSFQSFNRSSRIDMMDPHSLVDRRFSVCDRISFGSRPSDVDTSMRYGGSSDDENIDEESPSGIYISPMPYGYGAPLCYDDNKRQLINTSRYCLVASKQMVGVFLMVWVRSDIREHVKNLKVSCVGRGLMGYLGNKGSISISMSLHQTSFCFVCTHLTSGQKDGDELRRNADVVEILRKTRFPHVHGVGDEKSPETILDHDRIIWLGDLNYRIALSYRSVKALVEMHNWKQLLEKDQLRIEQRYGRVFSGWKEGRIYFPPTYKYSYNSDRYAGDDMRPNEKRRTPAWCDRILWYGRGLNQLCYVRGESRFSDHRPVYSIFTAEVQIPSQTQFCSFARSTSLMGVDELPYPTYPRSYTDINFY
- the LOC4333650 gene encoding type IV inositol polyphosphate 5-phosphatase 7 isoform X1 → MRDENSIKTKKLSWSKTFVRKWFNIKTKAKDFHSDYAVEEVGVQWRTSFSERDVCKSKKSRTERLPRKSVDRDSRVGNGFDRAYITNTQDYRVFVATWNVGGRSPSSHLNLEDWLHTSPAADIYVIGLQEIVPLNAGNVLLTEDNGPAKKWVALVRKTLNNIDQGSVVYNYHTPSPVPDPIVELNVDFERSSRRPRNSSFFHRRSFQSFNRSSRIDMMDPHSLVDRRFSVCDRISFGSRPSDVDTSMRYGGSSDDENIDEESPSGIYISPMPYGYGAPLCYDDNKRQLINTSRYCLVASKQMVGVFLMVWVRSDIREHVKNLKVSCVGRGLMGYLGNKGSISISMSLHQTSFCFVCTHLTSGQKDGDELRRNADVVEILRKTRFPHVHGVGDEKSPETILDHDRIIWLGDLNYRIALSYRSVKALVEMHNWKQLLEKDQLRIEQRYGRVFSGWKEGRIYFPPTYKYSYNSDRYAGDDMRPNEKRRTPAWCDRILWYGRGLNQLCYVRGESRFSDHRPVYSIFTAEVQIPSQTQFCSFARSTSLMGVDELPYPTYPRSYTDINFY